Proteins from one Malania oleifera isolate guangnan ecotype guangnan chromosome 4, ASM2987363v1, whole genome shotgun sequence genomic window:
- the LOC131154040 gene encoding uncharacterized protein At1g66480-like, which yields MGNTLGRKKTTKVMKVTGETMKLKIPVTAGEVTKDYPSHVLLESEAVKHFGIRAKPLESQQELKPKRLYFLVEMPKFPAQMPRRVRSEIKMSAKDRLESLMLARRSVSDLSIMKPASIGVAEEGSSSSSGAGKVQVKMRVPKAEVDRLVKESGDENEAVKKIVDLCMANPGGGSTSMHRRTQWKGCRERETNVRFDSNNYYIEI from the coding sequence ATGGGGAACACCTTGGGAAGAAAAAAGACCACAAAGGTTATGAAGGTGACCGGAGAGACGATGAAGCTGAAGATTCCGGTAACCGCCGGCGAGGTAACCAAGGACTACCCTAGCCACGTTCTGCTGGAATCGGAGGCTGTGAAGCACTTCGGCATCAGAGCGAAACCCTTGGAGTCGCAGCAGGAGCTGAAGCCCAAAAGGCTATACTTCTTGGTGGAAATGCCAAAGTTTCCGGCGCAGATGCCTAGGAGGGTCCGGTCGGAGATCAAGATGAGCGCCAAGGACCGCCTGGAGAGCCTCATGCTCGCCCGGAGATCGGTGTCGGACCTGTCCATCATGAAGCCGGCGAGCATTGGTGTTGCAGAAGAGGGGTCGTCATCGTCGTCCGGCGCCGGCAAGGTGCAGGTGAAAATGAGAGTGCCGAAGGCGGAGGTGGACCGGTTGGTGAAGGAAAGCGGCGACGAGAATGAGGCCGTGAAGAAGATTGTAGACCTTTGCATGGCGAATCCCGGAGGGGGCTCGACGTCAATGCACCGGCGGACACAGTGGAAGGGTTGCAGGGAAAGAGAGACTAATGTTAGGTTTGATTCCAATAattattatatagaaatataa